The Selenomonas sp. AB3002 genome contains a region encoding:
- the rpmF gene encoding 50S ribosomal protein L32 yields the protein MAVPKRKMSKARRDSRRANWKLEAPGFVSCPQCHEPKMPHHVCTECGYYDGKEVIAAAE from the coding sequence ATGGCAGTTCCAAAGCGTAAAATGTCCAAGGCTCGTCGTGACAGCCGCCGTGCCAACTGGAAGCTGGAGGCCCCTGGTTTCGTTTCCTGCCCCCAGTGCCACGAGCCCAAGATGCCGCATCATGTGTGCACTGAGTGTGGCTACTATGATGGCAAAGAGGTCATCGCAGCCGCTGAGTAA
- the plsX gene encoding phosphate acyltransferase PlsX, with translation MKIAVDAMGGDYAPEQIVFGAVRAAKKYGCEIVLVGDEPQIREVLKREDGWEKLGITIHHTTQVIGMDEHPADAVRTKKDSSVVVATRLVKDGVCDAVLSAGSTGAAVTAAQLILRRIKGIGRPTIATPMPTPKGVTLLLDSGANVDSKPEHLVQSGIMGSIYAEYVFGRKSPRVGLLNIGEEETKGNEQAKATYQILKTMHTINFQGNAEGRDIPKGNFDVVICDGFVGNVVLKFGEGLAKTIMKLIKDAVKEGGILPKLGALLLMPTLKKLGKKLDASEYGGAPLLGVNGCCLISHGSSNAKAICSAIGVAKDYVEGSVLTHIQEALQEEEQLVTDGSKEDND, from the coding sequence GTGAAGATTGCAGTCGATGCCATGGGCGGAGACTATGCGCCGGAACAGATTGTATTTGGTGCAGTCAGGGCAGCAAAAAAATATGGCTGTGAGATCGTACTGGTGGGAGATGAGCCTCAGATTCGTGAGGTATTGAAAAGAGAAGATGGCTGGGAGAAACTGGGCATCACTATTCATCACACCACACAGGTCATCGGGATGGATGAACATCCTGCTGACGCTGTGCGCACAAAGAAAGATTCCTCAGTAGTGGTGGCTACCAGGTTGGTGAAGGACGGCGTCTGTGATGCGGTACTTTCCGCAGGCAGCACCGGGGCAGCTGTGACGGCAGCCCAGCTGATCCTTCGCCGCATCAAGGGCATAGGCCGTCCTACCATTGCCACTCCCATGCCAACCCCCAAGGGGGTGACTCTCCTGCTGGACTCCGGCGCTAATGTTGATTCCAAGCCGGAGCATCTGGTGCAGAGCGGCATCATGGGTTCCATCTATGCCGAATATGTTTTCGGCAGGAAGAGCCCCCGGGTGGGCCTCCTGAATATCGGCGAGGAGGAAACCAAGGGCAACGAGCAGGCCAAGGCTACTTACCAGATACTGAAGACCATGCACACCATCAACTTCCAGGGCAACGCAGAAGGCAGGGATATTCCCAAGGGGAATTTCGACGTCGTAATTTGTGATGGATTTGTTGGCAATGTTGTGCTAAAATTTGGTGAGGGTCTGGCAAAGACCATTATGAAGCTGATTAAGGATGCCGTGAAAGAAGGAGGCATACTGCCGAAGCTGGGAGCACTCCTGCTGATGCCCACTCTGAAGAAGCTGGGCAAGAAACTGGATGCCAGCGAGTACGGCGGCGCGCCCCTCCTTGGCGTTAACGGCTGCTGCCTTATCAGCCACGGCTCATCCAATGCGAAGGCCATCTGCAGCGCCATCGGCGTGGCGAAAGACTATGTGGAAGGGAGCGTCCTCACCCATATCCAGGAGGCACTCCAGGAAGAGGAGCAGCTGGTCACTGACGGCTCTAAGGAGGATAATGATTGA
- the fapR gene encoding transcription factor FapR: MARVKKKERQQLLLAQVKDKPFLTDEELAKNLDVSVQTIRLDRLELGIPELRGRIRKMAETAQNKVKALRSGEVVGELIDLELGHSGISLLRITEDMVFAKTQIAKGQYMFSQANSLAIAVIDAPMAVTGVANVKYKVPVHVGEKLIAKAEIVRVRGNKYFVWVKTRNETQEVFRAKFIMVSWGE, translated from the coding sequence ATGGCACGGGTGAAGAAGAAGGAGAGGCAGCAGCTTTTGCTGGCTCAGGTGAAGGACAAGCCTTTCCTCACTGATGAGGAGCTGGCCAAGAATCTGGACGTCAGTGTCCAGACCATCAGGCTGGACAGGCTGGAGCTGGGCATCCCGGAACTCAGGGGGCGTATCCGCAAGATGGCGGAAACGGCTCAGAACAAGGTGAAGGCGCTCAGAAGCGGTGAAGTGGTAGGCGAGCTTATCGACCTGGAACTGGGTCATTCGGGGATTTCTCTCCTGCGCATCACTGAGGATATGGTTTTCGCCAAGACGCAGATTGCCAAGGGGCAATACATGTTCTCACAGGCCAATTCCCTGGCCATAGCGGTGATTGATGCGCCTATGGCAGTGACGGGAGTGGCCAACGTCAAGTACAAGGTGCCTGTGCATGTGGGCGAAAAACTTATTGCCAAGGCAGAGATCGTAAGGGTGCGGGGCAATAAGTATTTTGTCTGGGTGAAGACCCGCAATGAGACGCAAGAGGTTTTTCGAGCCAAGTTTATTATGGTATCTTGGGGAGAATAA
- the fabD gene encoding ACP S-malonyltransferase, whose translation MNKLAFVFPGQGAQAVGMGKDFYDNYDVAKKIFKEADEALGYSIMNMCFEGPAEDLKLTANTQPAILTMSVIANEVLKENGIQPEVAGGHSLGEYSALVAAGVLSFQDAVVLVHKRGQFMQEAVPVGEGGMAAIIGLSDEVIVDACEKATAAKGAVQAVNFNCPGQTVIAGTTAGVEAAVEALKEAGAKKAVILPVSAPFHSTLMKPAAEKLSAELDKVALHDAAFPVVANYTGKLQTKAEEIKENLVKQADNPVKWIDCVKTMQEFGADTFVEAGPGKTLCGFNRRIDKAIQSLNVENMESLQKTLDYFKEVR comes from the coding sequence TTGAATAAACTGGCATTTGTATTCCCCGGTCAGGGTGCCCAGGCTGTCGGCATGGGCAAGGATTTCTATGATAATTATGATGTAGCCAAGAAGATTTTTAAGGAAGCAGACGAAGCTCTTGGTTATTCCATTATGAATATGTGCTTTGAGGGTCCTGCAGAGGACCTGAAGCTCACGGCCAATACCCAGCCTGCTATCCTCACCATGAGCGTCATTGCCAATGAAGTATTGAAGGAAAATGGCATTCAGCCCGAGGTGGCTGGCGGCCACAGCCTGGGCGAGTATTCCGCCCTGGTGGCAGCAGGCGTGCTGTCCTTCCAGGATGCAGTGGTACTGGTGCACAAGCGCGGCCAGTTCATGCAGGAGGCTGTACCTGTAGGCGAGGGCGGCATGGCTGCCATCATCGGCCTTTCTGATGAGGTCATCGTGGACGCCTGCGAGAAGGCAACGGCAGCCAAGGGTGCAGTGCAGGCCGTGAATTTCAACTGCCCGGGCCAGACGGTCATTGCCGGCACCACTGCAGGTGTTGAGGCAGCCGTGGAGGCCCTGAAGGAAGCTGGTGCCAAGAAGGCCGTAATCCTGCCTGTCTCTGCACCTTTCCACAGCACGCTCATGAAGCCTGCTGCTGAGAAGCTCTCCGCAGAGCTTGACAAGGTAGCTCTCCATGATGCGGCTTTCCCGGTAGTGGCAAACTATACGGGCAAGCTCCAGACCAAGGCTGAGGAGATCAAGGAGAACCTGGTGAAGCAGGCAGATAATCCTGTGAAGTGGATTGACTGCGTCAAGACCATGCAGGAATTCGGCGCCGACACCTTTGTGGAGGCAGGCCCCGGCAAGACTCTCTGCGGCTTCAACCGCCGTATTGACAAGGCTATCCAGAGCCTCAACGTAGAAAATATGGAGTCCCTGCAAAAAACGCTTGACTATTTCAAGGAGGTCCGCTAA
- a CDS encoding type I phosphomannose isomerase catalytic subunit — protein sequence MLYPVKLQAPLKDYLWGGNRLREEYGKASEMEKVAESWELSCHKDGESIIAEGEDKGLTLREYIERQGQQILGPKCQGLAEFPLLIKFIDARDSLSVQVHPDNEYAQRVEGEQGKTEMWYVLDAEPGAKLIYGFEKEISKEEFRNRIEEDTLLEVCRQVPVHKGDVFFIEAGTLHAIGAGILICEVQQSSNSTYRVYDYGRVGADGKSRPLHIGKALAVTRRKPLPLNTRPLAEIDLLKGCRVSLLAKCDYFTTYHLEVDGEADFKAPGESFQSLTVLSGSLKLVCGGKDTELAKGETVFLPVGMEDYRLSGEGECLLVEK from the coding sequence ATGCTTTATCCTGTTAAGCTGCAGGCACCGCTTAAAGACTATCTTTGGGGGGGCAACCGCCTGCGGGAGGAGTACGGCAAGGCCTCGGAGATGGAGAAGGTGGCGGAGAGCTGGGAGCTTTCCTGCCACAAGGACGGAGAGAGCATCATTGCCGAGGGGGAGGACAAGGGCCTGACTCTGAGGGAATACATTGAGCGACAGGGGCAGCAGATCCTGGGGCCGAAATGTCAGGGGCTGGCGGAATTCCCCCTGCTGATCAAGTTCATCGATGCCAGGGACAGCCTTTCTGTGCAGGTGCATCCGGACAATGAATACGCCCAGCGGGTGGAAGGTGAGCAGGGCAAGACGGAGATGTGGTATGTGCTGGATGCCGAGCCTGGAGCGAAGCTCATCTACGGCTTTGAGAAGGAGATTTCCAAGGAGGAGTTCAGGAACCGCATTGAGGAGGACACCCTGCTGGAGGTCTGCCGCCAGGTGCCGGTGCACAAGGGGGATGTGTTCTTCATCGAGGCGGGGACACTGCATGCTATCGGGGCAGGCATTCTCATCTGCGAGGTGCAGCAGAGCTCCAATTCCACTTATCGCGTCTACGATTACGGCAGAGTGGGGGCAGACGGCAAGTCTAGGCCCCTGCATATCGGCAAGGCCTTGGCAGTGACCAGGAGGAAACCGCTGCCGCTAAATACGAGGCCCTTGGCAGAAATTGACCTGCTGAAAGGGTGCAGGGTGTCGCTGCTGGCTAAGTGCGATTATTTCACGACTTATCATCTGGAGGTTGATGGTGAGGCGGATTTCAAGGCTCCCGGGGAGTCTTTCCAGTCTTTGACGGTGCTGTCCGGCAGTTTGAAGCTGGTCTGCGGCGGCAAGGATACTGAGCTTGCCAAGGGGGAGACGGTTTTCCTGCCGGTGGGCATGGAGGATTACAGACTCTCTGGTGAGGGTGAGTGCCTTTTAGTTGAGAAGTAA
- a CDS encoding nitronate monooxygenase — MKLPELKIGTKIAKMPIIQGGMAIRLSTARLAAAVANEGGIGLIAASGMSHDELRYEIRLARSLTKGIIGINIMVAARDFAEVVKTAIDEGIDLVVAGAGFSRDMFGLGKESGTPIVPIVSSVKLAKISERLGATAIVVEGKEAGGHLGTDTSVRDLIPDIRAAVKLPVIAAGGVLSGQDVVDLINMGANGVQMGSRFAASEEANGAPALKEYYLKSKPEDVVVIHSPVGLPGRAVRTPFTAKVLEGPVPPTVCDACLKACKHNFCIIRSLIRAQQGDVETGLVFTGERLPTIKSIMSVHDIFEQLKAEVAAI, encoded by the coding sequence TTGAAGCTTCCAGAGCTGAAAATTGGCACGAAAATCGCAAAAATGCCTATTATCCAAGGAGGAATGGCGATTCGTCTGTCAACGGCTCGTCTGGCTGCTGCGGTAGCTAACGAGGGTGGCATTGGGCTCATTGCTGCATCCGGAATGTCCCATGACGAACTGCGCTACGAGATAAGACTGGCTCGTTCCCTTACCAAAGGCATTATCGGCATCAATATCATGGTGGCTGCCCGCGACTTTGCAGAGGTAGTGAAGACTGCCATCGATGAGGGCATTGACCTTGTGGTAGCTGGTGCGGGGTTCTCCCGTGATATGTTCGGCCTGGGCAAGGAATCCGGCACGCCTATCGTACCGATTGTATCGTCAGTTAAATTGGCAAAGATTTCCGAGCGTCTTGGCGCTACTGCTATTGTGGTAGAGGGCAAGGAGGCTGGCGGCCACCTGGGAACGGACACCTCTGTGAGGGACCTTATCCCGGATATACGTGCAGCTGTGAAGCTGCCGGTGATTGCAGCCGGCGGTGTCCTTTCCGGTCAGGATGTCGTTGATTTGATAAACATGGGTGCCAATGGCGTCCAGATGGGGTCCCGCTTTGCGGCTTCTGAGGAGGCCAATGGCGCACCGGCCCTGAAGGAATATTATCTGAAATCCAAGCCCGAGGACGTAGTGGTCATCCACAGTCCTGTGGGACTTCCTGGGCGCGCCGTGCGCACTCCCTTCACCGCCAAGGTGCTGGAAGGGCCCGTGCCGCCGACGGTTTGTGATGCCTGCCTGAAGGCCTGCAAGCACAATTTCTGCATCATCCGCTCCCTGATCAGGGCTCAGCAGGGCGATGTGGAGACGGGGCTGGTCTTTACGGGAGAGCGTCTGCCCACTATCAAGAGCATCATGAGCGTGCATGATATCTTTGAGCAGCTCAAGGCTGAGGTAGCGGCAATCTAA
- the fabK gene encoding enoyl-[acyl-carrier-protein] reductase FabK: protein MFENNAICKLLNIKYPIFQGGMAWIGTAELASAVSNAGGLGIIGAGHMPPDILRAEIQKCKGWTDKPFGVNIMLMSPFVKEVMQVVIDERVAVVTTGAGNPGEYLPALKEIGTKVIPVVASVALAKRLTRIGADAVIAEGTESGGHIGEITTMALLPQVVDAVDVPVIGAGGIGDSRGMAAAFALGAQAVQMGSRFVLSEECIAHENYKKMVLKAKDRSTVVTGRSLGHPARVLANKLSRKYEEMEAAQAPAEELEKLGAGSLRRATHEGDVENGSVMIGEISGMLNDIKPVKTIIEDIVNGLPKVITGIEETCK, encoded by the coding sequence ATGTTTGAAAACAATGCGATTTGTAAGCTACTCAACATAAAGTACCCGATTTTCCAGGGTGGTATGGCCTGGATCGGCACGGCTGAGCTGGCTTCGGCAGTATCCAATGCCGGCGGCCTGGGCATTATTGGTGCAGGCCATATGCCGCCTGACATCCTCCGGGCTGAGATCCAGAAGTGCAAGGGTTGGACGGACAAGCCCTTCGGCGTGAACATCATGCTCATGAGCCCCTTTGTCAAGGAGGTCATGCAGGTGGTCATCGACGAGCGCGTGGCCGTGGTCACCACTGGCGCTGGCAATCCCGGCGAGTATCTGCCCGCCCTGAAGGAAATCGGCACCAAGGTCATCCCCGTGGTGGCTTCTGTGGCTCTGGCCAAGCGCCTGACCCGCATCGGTGCTGATGCTGTCATCGCTGAGGGCACTGAGTCCGGCGGCCATATCGGTGAAATCACCACCATGGCGCTCCTGCCCCAGGTGGTGGATGCCGTGGACGTGCCTGTCATCGGTGCAGGCGGCATCGGCGACTCCCGCGGCATGGCAGCAGCCTTTGCCCTGGGGGCACAGGCTGTGCAGATGGGCTCCCGCTTTGTCCTCTCTGAGGAGTGCATTGCCCATGAGAATTACAAGAAGATGGTGCTGAAGGCCAAGGACCGCTCCACTGTGGTCACCGGCCGCTCTTTGGGCCATCCTGCCCGGGTGCTGGCCAACAAGCTTTCCCGCAAGTACGAGGAGATGGAGGCCGCCCAGGCACCTGCTGAAGAACTTGAGAAGCTGGGTGCAGGCAGCCTGCGCCGCGCTACCCATGAAGGTGACGTGGAGAACGGTTCTGTCATGATTGGCGAGATTTCCGGCATGCTGAATGACATCAAGCCTGTCAAGACCATCATTGAAGATATCGTGAACGGCCTGCCCAAGGTCATCACTGGCATTGAGGAAACCTGCAAGTAA
- a CDS encoding DUF177 domain-containing protein — protein sequence MMKMSIAEAAGSLGQEIPFAYQTTAEDLGATGEDFSFVGEISVRGSLVYTGVCYRVFGEIKAVKAFACDRCLKDCEEEQVLSFEEEFQKAGEENPEGLMVDGDYVDITDMIRDTVLAAQSLSNLCRPDCKGLCPVCGADLNEGDCGCDRFVPDPRLAALQQLINKED from the coding sequence ATGATGAAAATGAGTATTGCTGAGGCGGCAGGGAGCCTGGGACAGGAGATTCCCTTCGCCTATCAGACGACCGCAGAAGATCTGGGGGCAACGGGGGAGGATTTTTCCTTTGTGGGAGAAATCAGTGTCCGGGGCAGCCTGGTCTATACGGGCGTCTGTTATCGTGTTTTTGGGGAAATCAAGGCGGTCAAGGCTTTTGCCTGTGACCGCTGCCTGAAGGACTGTGAGGAAGAGCAGGTTCTCAGCTTTGAGGAGGAATTCCAGAAAGCTGGGGAAGAGAACCCTGAAGGCCTGATGGTGGATGGGGACTATGTTGATATCACGGATATGATTCGGGATACCGTCCTGGCAGCCCAGTCCCTCAGCAATCTTTGCCGGCCCGACTGCAAGGGCCTTTGCCCGGTGTGCGGGGCTGACCTCAATGAAGGCGACTGCGGCTGCGACCGCTTCGTCCCGGATCCCCGCCTGGCAGCATTACAGCAACTGATAAATAAGGAAGACTGA
- the rnc gene encoding ribonuclease III: protein MSEFLSEERREELEKLAGSLGVKFRNLALLDRALTHTSYANEAKRKTDHNERLEFLGDAVLELASSTYLYGHFKNLPEGELTKIRASIVRSETLARLAKDLKLGEHLLLGRGEEMGGGRNRQTNLEDAFEAVIGAIYEDQGWETAQDYVVRQLSHEFQQASRVGEILTDYKTTFQELVHKDPEKVITYEEAGESGPPHERIFTSRVLVDGVPYGEGSGRSKKAAEQQAARAALAKWKG from the coding sequence ATGTCTGAATTCCTTTCTGAGGAAAGGCGTGAGGAACTGGAAAAGCTGGCGGGGAGCCTGGGCGTGAAGTTCAGGAACCTTGCCCTGCTGGACCGGGCACTCACCCATACCTCCTACGCCAATGAGGCGAAAAGGAAGACTGACCATAATGAACGTCTCGAATTCTTAGGGGACGCAGTGCTGGAGCTTGCCTCCAGCACTTATCTGTATGGTCATTTCAAAAACCTTCCCGAGGGCGAGCTTACCAAGATCCGGGCCAGCATTGTGCGCTCGGAGACTCTGGCCCGCCTGGCCAAAGACCTGAAGCTGGGTGAGCATCTGCTCTTGGGCCGGGGGGAGGAAATGGGCGGCGGCCGCAACCGCCAGACCAATCTGGAGGATGCCTTCGAGGCCGTTATCGGCGCCATCTATGAGGACCAGGGCTGGGAGACTGCCCAAGACTACGTGGTGAGGCAGCTTTCCCATGAATTCCAGCAGGCCAGCCGGGTAGGGGAGATCCTGACGGACTACAAGACCACTTTCCAGGAACTGGTACACAAGGACCCGGAAAAGGTCATAACCTACGAAGAAGCAGGCGAGTCCGGCCCCCCTCACGAAAGGATCTTCACCAGCCGGGTGCTGGTGGACGGCGTGCCCTACGGCGAAGGCTCCGGCCGCAGCAAGAAAGCGGCAGAGCAGCAGGCCGCCAGGGCAGCCTTGGCTAAATGGAAGGGCTGA
- the fabG gene encoding 3-oxoacyl-[acyl-carrier-protein] reductase, with protein sequence MLLDGKVALVTGASRGIGRAVALKLAAEGAKVAVNYSGSQAKAEEVKAEIEKMGGEAILVQANVADKDAVEAMVGKVVEAFGTIDILVNNAGITRDGLLARMKDEDFEAVVDINLKGVFYCTKAVAKLMMKKRSGRIVNMASVVGLTGNAGQTNYAASKAGVIGFSKSAAKELASRGITVNMVAPGFIATDMTDAMNEKAKEAVLGTIPMKKEGQPEDVANAVLFLVSENAAYITGQIVNVDGGMVM encoded by the coding sequence ATGCTTTTAGACGGAAAGGTTGCGCTTGTTACAGGTGCTTCCCGGGGCATCGGCAGGGCTGTGGCCCTGAAGCTGGCCGCCGAGGGCGCCAAGGTTGCTGTGAATTACTCCGGCAGCCAGGCCAAGGCCGAAGAAGTCAAGGCTGAGATTGAGAAGATGGGTGGCGAGGCCATCCTGGTGCAGGCTAACGTGGCTGACAAGGACGCTGTGGAAGCCATGGTCGGGAAGGTCGTTGAGGCTTTCGGCACCATCGATATCCTGGTGAACAACGCCGGCATTACCCGTGACGGCCTGCTGGCCCGTATGAAGGACGAGGACTTCGAGGCTGTGGTGGACATCAATCTGAAGGGTGTTTTCTACTGCACCAAGGCTGTGGCCAAGCTCATGATGAAGAAGCGCAGCGGACGCATCGTGAATATGGCTTCCGTGGTAGGCCTTACCGGCAACGCCGGTCAGACCAACTATGCAGCTTCCAAGGCTGGCGTTATCGGCTTCTCCAAGTCTGCCGCCAAGGAGCTTGCTTCCCGCGGCATCACCGTGAACATGGTGGCTCCGGGCTTCATAGCCACGGACATGACTGACGCTATGAATGAGAAGGCCAAGGAAGCTGTCCTGGGCACTATCCCCATGAAGAAGGAAGGCCAGCCTGAGGATGTGGCAAATGCTGTCCTCTTCCTGGTGAGCGAAAATGCAGCTTATATCACAGGCCAGATCGTCAATGTAGACGGTGGCATGGTAATGTGA
- the fabF gene encoding beta-ketoacyl-ACP synthase II — MKNRVVITGLGAVTPIGIGKDEFWKGLLEGKNGIEKITRFDASEYGAQIAGEVKDFDPADYIDKKESKRMDRYAQFAVAAAKLAIEDSGIDLEKADRDRIGTYIGAGIGGIETMHSQYEKLFAKGPSRISPFFIPMMIANLATGHVAIQFGLHGPSECVVTACATGTNCIGDAFRVIQRGDADAMLAGGTEACISPAAVAGFAAMKALCMNHNDDPAHASRPFDKNRSGFVMGEGAGIVMLESLEHAKARGAHIYAEVIGYGANSDAYHMTSPAPHGTYQAKCMQLALDDAGMKASEVDYVNAHGTSTHLNDEGESEAIKAVWGEAAKEVSVSSIKSMTGHLLGAAGGVEAIATALTVENDMMPPTMNYETQDEGLDLDYVPNKARAKTVRAAMSNSFGFGGHNACLLLKKYAE, encoded by the coding sequence GTGAAGAATCGCGTAGTTATCACCGGCCTTGGTGCCGTCACCCCTATCGGCATCGGCAAGGACGAATTCTGGAAGGGACTCCTGGAGGGCAAGAACGGCATTGAGAAGATCACCCGTTTCGATGCTTCCGAGTACGGCGCCCAGATCGCCGGCGAGGTGAAGGATTTCGATCCCGCTGATTACATCGACAAGAAGGAGTCCAAGCGCATGGACCGCTATGCCCAGTTCGCTGTGGCTGCAGCCAAGCTGGCCATTGAGGATTCCGGGATTGATCTTGAGAAAGCAGATCGTGACCGCATCGGCACTTACATCGGCGCTGGCATCGGCGGCATCGAGACCATGCACAGCCAGTACGAGAAGCTCTTTGCCAAGGGTCCTTCCCGCATCAGCCCCTTCTTCATCCCCATGATGATTGCCAACCTGGCCACCGGCCATGTGGCTATCCAGTTCGGCCTCCACGGCCCCTCTGAGTGCGTGGTGACGGCTTGCGCTACGGGCACCAACTGCATCGGTGATGCCTTCCGCGTGATTCAGCGCGGCGATGCTGATGCCATGCTGGCTGGCGGCACCGAGGCCTGCATTTCTCCCGCTGCTGTGGCAGGTTTCGCTGCCATGAAGGCCCTCTGCATGAATCACAACGATGATCCTGCTCATGCTTCCCGTCCCTTCGACAAGAACCGCAGCGGTTTCGTCATGGGCGAGGGCGCAGGCATTGTGATGCTGGAGAGCCTGGAGCACGCCAAGGCCCGCGGCGCTCATATCTACGCCGAGGTGATTGGCTATGGCGCCAACTCCGACGCTTATCACATGACCAGCCCTGCTCCCCATGGCACCTATCAGGCCAAGTGCATGCAGCTGGCTCTGGATGATGCAGGCATGAAGGCCAGCGAGGTTGACTATGTGAACGCCCATGGCACCTCCACCCACCTGAATGACGAGGGTGAGAGCGAGGCTATCAAGGCTGTTTGGGGCGAGGCTGCCAAGGAGGTTTCCGTGTCCTCCATCAAGTCCATGACCGGCCATCTGCTGGGTGCTGCCGGCGGCGTGGAGGCTATTGCCACTGCCCTGACTGTGGAAAATGATATGATGCCTCCCACCATGAACTATGAGACTCAGGACGAGGGACTGGATCTTGACTATGTGCCGAACAAGGCCAGGGCCAAGACCGTGCGCGCAGCTATGTCCAACTCCTTCGGCTTCGGCGGCCACAATGCCTGCCTGCTGCTGAAGAAGTACGCTGAGTAA
- a CDS encoding acyl carrier protein has protein sequence MSTFDKVRDIVVEQLGVEADEVAIESTFIDDLGADSLDIVELIMAFEEEFNIEIPDEAAEKIKTVQDVVTYIDQNKD, from the coding sequence ATGTCTACTTTCGATAAAGTAAGAGATATCGTGGTTGAGCAGCTGGGTGTTGAGGCTGATGAGGTAGCAATCGAGTCTACGTTCATCGATGATCTTGGTGCTGATTCCCTGGATATCGTGGAGCTGATCATGGCTTTCGAGGAGGAATTCAACATCGAGATTCCTGACGAGGCTGCTGAGAAGATCAAGACTGTTCAGGATGTAGTTACCTACATCGACCAGAACAAAGACTGA
- the larC gene encoding nickel insertion protein, translating into MQEEVRAADNLLLLETNIDDMNPQIYGYLYDRLFEAGARDVWTTPIYMKKNRPGQMLSVLASEDKKDACASIIFRETTSIGIRVRRIEERLEADRHLAKVDTKYGDITCKVSAYGGHLINVAPEYEDCCRAAREKKVPLKLVQQEAMRAFEARLGD; encoded by the coding sequence ATGCAGGAAGAGGTCAGGGCAGCAGATAATCTTCTGCTATTGGAAACCAATATTGATGACATGAATCCCCAAATTTATGGCTATCTCTATGACAGGCTTTTTGAGGCCGGGGCCAGGGATGTGTGGACGACTCCTATCTATATGAAGAAAAACCGCCCGGGGCAGATGCTCTCTGTGCTGGCAAGCGAGGATAAGAAGGACGCTTGTGCCAGTATTATCTTCAGGGAAACCACCAGCATCGGCATCAGGGTGCGGCGTATTGAAGAAAGGCTGGAAGCTGACCGCCATCTGGCCAAAGTGGATACCAAATATGGGGATATTACCTGCAAGGTCAGTGCTTATGGCGGCCATCTCATCAATGTGGCTCCTGAGTATGAGGACTGTTGCCGGGCGGCCAGAGAGAAGAAAGTGCCGCTGAAACTTGTGCAGCAGGAAGCTATGCGCGCCTTTGAAGCAAGGCTGGGAGACTAG
- a CDS encoding MBL fold metallo-hydrolase, with translation MYVLGTGFAMATKCFNTCFYLETEQGLFLTDAGGGNGILRQLEETPFKFGDCHHMFVTHGHTDHVLGVIWVMRKVADLMNKGKYEGQFHIYCHDVVKDMLITMTKMTLKKKDFARVGTDILVHEVQDGESVELPFANLTAFDICSTKAKQFGYRLVFPDGMKFVCLGDEPYNEHDREYAAGADWLLAEAFCRYEDREVFKPYEKNHSTVKEASELAEELKVRNLVLYHTEDKHIATRKQDYSTEAAKYYGGKIFVPDDLEVIDL, from the coding sequence ATGTATGTTTTGGGGACTGGCTTTGCCATGGCTACCAAGTGCTTCAATACCTGCTTTTATCTGGAGACGGAGCAGGGGCTGTTCCTGACTGATGCGGGGGGCGGCAATGGCATCCTGCGCCAGCTGGAGGAGACTCCCTTCAAATTCGGTGACTGCCACCACATGTTTGTGACCCACGGCCATACTGATCATGTGCTGGGGGTCATCTGGGTCATGCGCAAGGTGGCTGACCTGATGAACAAGGGCAAGTACGAGGGGCAGTTTCACATTTATTGCCATGATGTGGTGAAGGACATGCTCATCACCATGACGAAGATGACCTTGAAGAAGAAGGATTTTGCCAGGGTGGGGACGGATATCCTGGTGCATGAGGTGCAGGACGGGGAAAGCGTGGAGCTGCCCTTTGCCAATCTCACCGCCTTTGATATCTGCTCTACCAAGGCCAAGCAGTTTGGCTACCGGCTGGTTTTCCCCGATGGCATGAAGTTCGTCTGCCTGGGGGATGAGCCTTACAATGAGCATGACAGGGAGTATGCGGCAGGGGCTGATTGGCTGCTGGCGGAGGCTTTCTGCCGCTATGAGGATAGGGAAGTCTTCAAGCCCTATGAAAAGAACCACAGCACCGTGAAGGAGGCCAGCGAACTGGCTGAAGAATTAAAAGTCAGGAATCTGGTGCTCTATCATACGGAAGATAAACATATAGCCACACGCAAGCAGGATTACAGCACAGAGGCGGCGAAGTACTACGGCGGTAAGATTTTCGTGCCGGATGACCTTGAGGTGATTGACCTTTGA